The genomic window GGCCTCGCGCGGCTCCAGTTCCACCAGCTCCTGGCCAGCCGGGCCGGGCAGATGCGGCTCCTGATGCTCCTGCTCTCCGTCCTCCTGGCGAAGGAGCCCGAGCTCCTCACCGTGGGCACCGTGCAGATGCCCCGGGCCTGGCCGGCGCTGGCGGCGGGCCTCACCTTCGGCGCCGTGCTCGTGGTGCCCCTGTGCAACCTCCTGGGGTTCGACCGCGGCGGGGTGCAGACCTGGTGGACGGCGCCCCTGGCCGCCCGGGACCTCCTGCTGGGCAAGGTGCTGGGCTGCGCCGCCTACGCCGCCCTGGCCGCGCCGGTGCTGCTGGCCCTCCTCGCCAAGGCCCAGGCGTGGAGCCTGCAGCGGCCCGGCGGGGACGGCCTCCGGGTGCTCCCCTCGGCGCGGCCCATGGCCCCTGGCGAAGCCCTGGCCCTGGCCCTCCTTCTGGCCGCCCTTTTCCTCTGGTGGGCCGGGTCGGGCCTGGCCCGGTCGCTGCGGGCGCCCTGGCCCATGCCCTTGGGCAGTTACGGAGTGAAGACCGAATTCGACGAGGAGAAGGTGGCCCGGGTGGCGATCCTGCTGGCGCCGCTGGCGTGGATGGTGCCGGCCTACGGCGCGGCCCTGCTCCTGGACTGGAAGGCGGCCGCCGCGGCCATGGCCCTCCTGGCCCTGGTGGCCGCGGCCCGGTTCAGGGGGCGCCTGGAGGCGGCCGCGGCGGAACTCGCGCTCAGGCGCGAAGACCTCACTCTGGGCCTCATGTCACAGACTTGACAGGACTTTCGGGTCCATGGGAACGTTGGGCATCCCCAACGACAGCCTTGCCCGCCCTCAAGTACCCAAGAGGCTCCGCCATGAATTGGAATCCCGCCCTCCCCGCGCTCGCCGCGGCCCTGCCGCTGCTCCTGGCTTGCGGCGGCGGCATCGGAGGCTCACCGGTGGCGCCCCCCACGGCCGTCAAGGTCACGCAGACGTCCTACCTGGTGCTGGAAGTCGCCTGGCAGCCCTCGGAGGGCAAGATCGACTTCTACGAACTCCAGGGCAGGTTCGCGCCCGAGGCCTGGGGACTGACCAGCCGCCTGCCCAAGGAGACCACGAGCATTCGCATCGGAGTCACCGCCGCGGAGTTCACGGATGTCTCCTACCGGGTCCGGGCGTGGTTCGGGACCAGCTATTCCCCCTGGTCCACCGAAGCCACCGTGCGGATCGGGCTGGCCCCCGCCGAAAACCTGCACGCCTGGCCGGACAGGGGCGGCCTGGGAGTCTACTGGGGCAACCCCAGCAGGTACGCCGATACCCTCCTGGTGGAGCGCGGCACGTCCCCCGCCGCCACCACGCCGCCGGCCGCCTGGACCGCGATGCCGAACCTGCCCTATTCCCCGGAGGCGCTGATATCGGTCGTGGACACGGACGTGGTCGAGGGCCTCTACCACCAATACCGCGTGACCTACAGCAAGGGCGCGGACCACGCCTCGGCCCTGGCCGCGCCGCACCTGGTGACCCTGGCCTGCCCCACCGGCATCCAGGCCTCCGCCACGGGCGGGACCGTCCACCTGACCTGGCGGAACCGGAGCCAGGCGGCCACAGGCATCCGTATCGCCCGGGCCAACGGGAAGGACGCCACGCAGGGCGCGCCTCTCGCCACCCTGGCCCCCACGGCCACCTCCTTCGACGACGTGGACCTGCTGCCCGGCAACTACACCTATTTCGTGAGCGCCGCGGCCACGGGCGATGCGGATGCCCAAGGGCTCCCCTGCGTCGTGCAGGTCCTGCCGCCTTCCGGCGTCTGGCCCTTCACGGACGCCCTGGTGACCCTGCCCCTCCTCCCGGCCGTCAAGCTCGCCCAGGACGGATCCTGGTGGCTGGCCGGCGAGGAAGTCCCCTCCCTCGTCATCCAGCACGGCACCACGTCAGGCTGGACCAAGGCGGCGTTCACCCGGGGTTCCGCAATCCCCGAACCCCAGCTCCTTCTCGACGGCCAGGGCCGGGCCCACCTGATCCACACCGCCGACGACGGGTTGAATTCCGGGAAACACAACATCCTCCACACCTGGCTCAGCGATTCGGGGTGGACGACGGAGACCATCGGTTCCCGGTTGTTTGCCAACTCCCATGGCCTGGCCGCGGCGCTGGACGCGGCCGGTTCGCCCCGCCTGGCCCTCAACACCAGGAACGACTCGCATTCCGACATCCTGGAACATGCCTTCAAGGGCGCCGACGGCAACTGGGTCATCGAAAAGATCGTCCATCCGGCCCTGGACACCCCGTGGTTCACCAGCCGGCTCTTCCTGAAACTGGCCCCCGACGGCACCACCCATGTGGTGGTGGGCGAAACGGCCAGCGCCGCGGTCCTGCGCCGCAGCCCGGAAGGCCCCTGGGAGTCCGTCCTGGACAAGGATACCGGGGCAGGCGCCGTGTGCGCGGCGGAGTTCACAGGCGCAGGCCACCTGCGCCTGCTTCGCAATCGGGGCGTGGTCCTGGCCTCGACGTGGGAGACGGAATTCTCAACGATGGACTTCAAGGACGGGGCGTGGACCCCGGCGAAACACCTGGCCACCGTGCCGTACCTCGCCGTCGACGCGTCCCTGGTCGCCAGCCGCGACGGGGAGAGGTTCGCCTACGAGGACAGCAACTCCGCCGACCGCCACGAAGTCGTCCTGCTCGGACCGGGCGG from Geothrix sp. 21YS21S-2 includes these protein-coding regions:
- a CDS encoding fibronectin type III domain-containing protein, which gives rise to MNWNPALPALAAALPLLLACGGGIGGSPVAPPTAVKVTQTSYLVLEVAWQPSEGKIDFYELQGRFAPEAWGLTSRLPKETTSIRIGVTAAEFTDVSYRVRAWFGTSYSPWSTEATVRIGLAPAENLHAWPDRGGLGVYWGNPSRYADTLLVERGTSPAATTPPAAWTAMPNLPYSPEALISVVDTDVVEGLYHQYRVTYSKGADHASALAAPHLVTLACPTGIQASATGGTVHLTWRNRSQAATGIRIARANGKDATQGAPLATLAPTATSFDDVDLLPGNYTYFVSAAATGDADAQGLPCVVQVLPPSGVWPFTDALVTLPLLPAVKLAQDGSWWLAGEEVPSLVIQHGTTSGWTKAAFTRGSAIPEPQLLLDGQGRAHLIHTADDGLNSGKHNILHTWLSDSGWTTETIGSRLFANSHGLAAALDAAGSPRLALNTRNDSHSDILEHAFKGADGNWVIEKIVHPALDTPWFTSRLFLKLAPDGTTHVVVGETASAAVLRRSPEGPWESVLDKDTGAGAVCAAEFTGAGHLRLLRNRGVVLASTWETEFSTMDFKDGAWTPAKHLATVPYLAVDASLVASRDGERFAYEDSNSADRHEVVLLGPGGIERFQVGRGRFGFAEGPNGRLWILAYAPDRNDGTAGPVGPSGTYRCYLEKP